TCCGGATGCGCGCGGCACCAATTTGTACTGCAAGGCGGATGCGCTGCCGGAGCATGCACTGGTCGGCAGTCATCTGCTGGGAGAGGGGTGCGCAGCAGATGTAATCGGCAATGCTGCAGCCCTTGACGTCAACAAATTCCTGACCCAGGAGTATCAAGGCAAGACCCTGCTGGCCTGGATGCAGGAGGACGAGGCCGCCGTTCTGGCCGCCTTTGCAGTTGAGGATGCCGCCCTGGCCCGCCAATGGCTGCAGGCCTTTCTGGGGTTGACTCGCACCCCGGCCGTCCGCGTCTCCCACACCCTGGCCAAGCAACTCTACTGGCTGACCGGGGATGACCCACGCGATGATGCGCAGTATCATCTCCTCGCCCCCCTGTATGCCAGCTCCCTGGCGCACCGTGTGTATCTGACCATCCAGGCACACCGGTTTAGTGACGAGACAAAAGCGGCCCGCGAAGCAAAAAAAAGCAATTCCCCCTGCGAGCACGGCCTGCATGAGTATCGGGAACTTGCGGTGCAAAAGTTTGGGGGAACAAAACCGCAGAACATCAGCCAGCTCAACAGTGAACGCAAGGGCGTCAACTATCTGCTGGCGTCGTGCCCGCCAGTGTGGTCCCCCCAGCCCGTCAGGCCGCCATTCGGTGTCGAATCCGTGTTTGTCGGGTTCGGGCGGCAGCGGGACGCGAAGGCCCTGGTGCGCGTCTTGGCGGAGTTTCTTGCGTCCGAGCCTGCTGCCACCCTGGCCACGCGCCAGCATCGTGATGAGCTGCTTTTCCAGATCCTTGGCGAGTTGCATCAGTTTGCCGAGCGGTATCGTGCACTCCCTCCTGGCTGGAGTGCGGACCCTCGCTGCCGTCTTGTGGAGGCCCAGCAATGTTGGCTCGATCCACAACGCGCTGCCATGGATGCCGAGTTTGCCGACATCTGGCTGCATACGGCGTGGCGGGACGAAATCAAGCGTCGCTTTGGAAACTGGCTCAACGCCGCCCTTGGCGACAAGCTGCCCCTGGGGGATGTGGAGCATGTCTATTGGGCAGACCTGTTCGATGATGAACGGTGGCGGCGTCAGTTGGATGCTGATCGGCGCATGCTCGAAAAGGAGGCGCCACATGCCTAAGCTGCCGCAAATTGATGGCCTGTTGATTGTGCCGCGCCTGCGCATCCAGAACGCCAATGCCATTTCCTCGCCCATGACCTGGGGCTTCCCTTCCATGACGGCGTTTCTGGGCCTCATGTGGAAGCTGGAACGTCTGCTGGCAGGGGACATTGCGGTGGTGTTCAATGGAATAGGCGTGGTGTGCCACGCCTTCGAGCCCCAGGTGAGCCGCGGAGGCTTCACCAAATCCTTCTGCCTGACCCGCAATCCGGTGGGGAAAGACGGCGGTTCGGCCTCCATTGTCGAGGAAGGGCGCGTGCATCTGGAAGTGACCCTGGTGTTCGGCGTCGTTGGCGACATTCTGATGGCCTCCACCACAGAACGGGAGGCCGCGGCGGCGCACATTGCCGGGCTGTTGGCCCGGATGCGCGTGGCCGGCGGAACGGTGTTGCCCGGCGTCTCCCCTCGTTCGCCACAACTGATTGCCCTGGAAGAGGATGAGGAAAAGCAGGCAGCGCAGATTCATGCCGTTCGTCGCATGCTGTTGCCTGGCTCCTGCCTTGTGGAGCGCAATGA
This sequence is a window from Megalodesulfovibrio gigas DSM 1382 = ATCC 19364. Protein-coding genes within it:
- the csy1 gene encoding type I-F CRISPR-associated protein Csy1, encoding MSKPDPERIRGLQQVMDGFLVVRRDAKLEKLKPDDPKREEVSAQYERPAWLADAARRVGQIQAATHTVKPMHPDARGTNLYCKADALPEHALVGSHLLGEGCAADVIGNAAALDVNKFLTQEYQGKTLLAWMQEDEAAVLAAFAVEDAALARQWLQAFLGLTRTPAVRVSHTLAKQLYWLTGDDPRDDAQYHLLAPLYASSLAHRVYLTIQAHRFSDETKAAREAKKSNSPCEHGLHEYRELAVQKFGGTKPQNISQLNSERKGVNYLLASCPPVWSPQPVRPPFGVESVFVGFGRQRDAKALVRVLAEFLASEPAATLATRQHRDELLFQILGELHQFAERYRALPPGWSADPRCRLVEAQQCWLDPQRAAMDAEFADIWLHTAWRDEIKRRFGNWLNAALGDKLPLGDVEHVYWADLFDDERWRRQLDADRRMLEKEAPHA
- the csy2 gene encoding type I-F CRISPR-associated protein Csy2 produces the protein MPKLPQIDGLLIVPRLRIQNANAISSPMTWGFPSMTAFLGLMWKLERLLAGDIAVVFNGIGVVCHAFEPQVSRGGFTKSFCLTRNPVGKDGGSASIVEEGRVHLEVTLVFGVVGDILMASTTEREAAAAHIAGLLARMRVAGGTVLPGVSPRSPQLIALEEDEEKQAAQIHAVRRMLLPGSCLVERNDLLERRHQQLQATTPATSRLDAWLDLARTNWRSVVAQDENGTETVTWQHDRTDGWVVPIPLGYAGLADLEAPGTVLNARDTTTPFRFVESIYGIGQWVGAHRLKNMHQMLWYSSADDAAGMYRCCNDFTQYL